The following are encoded in a window of Torulaspora globosa chromosome 4, complete sequence genomic DNA:
- the PEX17 gene encoding Pex17p (ancestral locus Anc_2.33), with translation MNNKDLELIKWPEERNINNYVAKNPTASIIQGLFTNAGIIGSIIYIMIRQVIVPCLDSHYLQRVSLSASTLLQLRRAVTLLQGKLKYTPVSALGFNESDGRVERSTQTLNESCDRAQERESRWKRFNDKLKEADNQLQLFNSNSSSSKNMDSFHLQVKLLVDGIKLDESREKTRECCERIIRSIREAKGWLVNGRSPRLANAC, from the coding sequence ATGAACAACAAGGATCTGGAACTAATCAAATGGCCTGAGGAGAGGAACATAAACAACTACGTTGCAAAAAATCCCACTGCTTCGATAATACAGGGTTTGTTCACGAACGCCGGTATAATAGGCTCAATAATCTATATTATGATCAGGCAGGTCATCGTGCCCTGTCTGGATTCGCACTACTTACAAAGGGTTAGTCTAAGCGCTTCAactctgctgcagctgagAAGAGCTGTCACATTGTTGCAAGGGAAGCTGAAGTATACTCCGGTATCAGCACTGGGCTTCAACGAAAGCGATGGCCGAGTGGAAAGATCCACTCAGACTCTCAATGAGAGCTGCGACAGGGCCCAAGAACGTGAAAGCCGGTGGAAAAGGTTCAATGATAAGCTGAAGGAAGCTGATAACCAACTTCAACTGTTCAACTCAAACTCCAGCTCATCCAAAAATATGGACTCTTTCCATCTTCAGGTCAAGCTGCTGGTTGACGGGATCAAGCTGGATGAGAGTAGGGAGAAGACCCGGGAGTGCTGCGAAAGGATTATACGCTCTATTCGGGAGGCCAAAGGCTGGCTAGTCAATGGAAGATCTCCGCGACTCGCTAATGCATGCTGA
- the RRG9 gene encoding mitochondrial ribosome assembly protein RRG9 (ancestral locus Anc_2.34), protein MRFPTVFVRWFHHRRPLEAAGSKSAKGVLKLVKESSGQNESEARELPSWKKQVLALKRKFKGERWNPAKKLSRTEMEGMRILRAQFPQLTASELSERYKVSPEVVRRVLKSKWQPTEEEMVRLHERWKRRGERIQELYQTSPELRQGRIEPRKKISIASGRRSPDLVVRSTTNFTKQQKPALNSGKNSGAKKGKLFLLQRSARND, encoded by the coding sequence ATGAGGTTTCCGACGGTGTTTGTGCGATGGTTCCACCATCGAAGGCCGCTAGAGGCAGCCGGCTCAAAGAGCGCCAAGGGAGTGCTGAAGCTCGTGAAGGAGTCAAGTGGGCAGAACGAGAGCGAGGCTCGGGAGCTCCCAAGCTGGAAGAAACAGGTATTGGCATTAAAACGGAAGTTCAAGGGCGAGCGATGGAATCCAGCGAAAAAACTGTCGAGGACAGAGATGGAAGGAATGCGGATTCTCAGGGCTCAATTCCCCCAGCTTACCGCCAGCGAGCTGTCTGAGAGATACAAAGTTTCGCCCGAAGTTGTTCGACGAGTTTTAAAGTCCAAATGGCAACCCACCGAGGAGGAAATGGTACGACTGCATGAAAGGTGGAAGAGGAGAGGTGAAAGAATACAGGAGCTGTACCAGACGTCACCGGAACTGAGACAGGGGCGAATAGAGCCTCGCAAAAAGATTAGCATAGCTTCGGGACGAAGATCGCCGGATCTGGTCGTGCGAAGCACAACGAACTTCACCAAACAACAAAAGCCGGCTCTCAATAGCGGAAAGAATAGCGGTGCGAAGAAGGGCAAGTTGTTTCTGTTGCAGCGGTCTGCTCGTAATGATTAG
- the VID27 gene encoding Vid27p (ancestral locus Anc_2.35) translates to MNILRKFMESGVKQEVMMIPSGQFDLLRSKKSPKASLECIYNDATLALRETGHFSYALVVQKNADELEASNGEGGDEFSDDSMSALSVQSKKKEDEWVFELSEELGFHKKWNKQGDMAFVWNNTLGDEEDERVQFVLAPDVPHRDVDQFLQVAQRCEYETKYKESASNATRADLDKIAAKSVLLSNNSDYQEEPEIKDEKDPHDGFPISDKLKRLELAESSSDDNSEFEDAKETPQDVKAQGSFDPNRFIEVKSAPKGKHLCTLACEIFVFDPIQGIFVWQQDAVGLTIVETGDYEYWLALEGKSLKMGTDLSPNINPTFDLQKNSFIFNYTFNGITLSYMLKFANSEDVLSFKSILSKCLWLTLNKKPWEDLPDNEKVYVTNTAATVDEELDEILKEDSNESSSENELSESDEEDNLEHSSRILSSESFGESAGLGRPKSEGNRSLTVAFKNDRSYVVRGNKIGVFKVDSEGLDFVAAIQDVSDLAGNRIDPTNPMLYMEDKALVLRDGKDSEKIYKMDLERGKIVEEWETGGKNMIQVGPAKKFDQMTPEQTLLGVSKKGLFKLDPRLNKKDKVVQEQSKEYASNYKFSTLGTTENGYIAVGSENGDVRLYDRLGIRAKTAIPSLGQPIRHITTSSDGRWLLCTCDTSLLLMNLTVQTGKNAGSIGFLKPFPASENAKTYILNISPEHASYIVTSTRKPIKFTKAYFNTGVGKEEQTIVTSTGQFAVSWSLKKIIKGDNKSYVMKRYEADVIEDNFEFGTDRKVIVALKDDVSVSKIKSFKTPDKQVMAPNLSLFYSSDDDDDNRQR, encoded by the coding sequence ATGAATATCCTCAGGAAGTTCATGGAGTCTGGGGTGAAACAGGAGGTTATGATGATACCATCTGGTCAGTTTGATTTGCTGCGGTCGAAGAAATCGCCGAAGGCCTCGCTGGAGTGTATTTACAATGACGCCACCCTGGCGTTGAGAGAGACTGGTCATTTTTCTTACGCCTTGGTTGTTCAGAAGAACGCTGATGAGTtagaagcttcaaatggAGAAGGTGGAGACGAATTTTCGGATGATTCGATGAGTGCGTTATCTGTACAAAGCAAAAAGAAGGAGGACGAGTGGGTTTTCGAGCTCTCAGAGGAGCTGGGATTCCACAAAAAATGGAATAAGCAGGGCGATATGGCGTTTGTGTGGAATAATACTTTGGgagacgaggaagacgagaGAGTACAGTTTGTGTTGGCACCTGATGTGCCGCATCGTGATGTGGATCAGTTTCTGCAGGTGGCACAGCGTTGCGAGTATGAAACTAAGTACAAGGAGTCTGCCAGCAATGCCACCCGCGCTGATCTCGACAAAATTGCGGCTAAATCTGTTCTTTTGTCTAATAATTCCGACTATCAGGAGGAGCCCGAGATCAAGGATGAAAAGGATCCGCACGACGGCTTTCCGATAAGCGAcaaattgaagagattggaGCTGGCTGAGTCCAGCAGTGACGATAACTCGGAGTTTGAGGACGCCAAGGAGACACCCCAGGATGTCAAGGCTCAAGGAAGCTTTGATCCTAACAGATTTATTGAGGTTAAGAGCGCTCCCAAGGGTAAGCATTTGTGTACTTTAGCGTGCGAGATATTTGTGTTCGATCCAATTCAAGGAATATTCGTTTGGCAGCAGGATGCAGTCGGTTTGACGATTGTGGAAACTGGCGATTATGAGTACTGGTTGGCCCTGGAGggaaaatctttgaaaatggGAACGGATCTGTCACCAAATATTAATCCTACCTTTGATCTTCAGAAAAACTCGTTTATTTTCAACTACACGTTCAATGGCATCACGCTCTCCTACATGTTGAAATTTGCCAACTCGGAGGACGTTCTATCATTTAAGTCAATACTTTCTAAATGCCTATGGTTAACTCTCAATAAAAAACCTTGGGAAGATTTGCCAGACAATGAGAAAGTGTACGTCACCAATACTGCCGCTACTGTAGACGAAGAACTTGACGAGATACTCAAGGAAGATTCAAATGAAAGCAGTTCGGAGAATGAATTATCTGAAAGcgacgaggaagataatCTGGAGCACTCAAGcagaattctttcttctgaaagTTTCGGAGAATCTGCGGGACTCGGCCGCCCAAAGTCTGAAGGAAACAGATCATTGACCGTGGCCTTCAAGAATGACAGATCTTATGTGGTTCGTGGCAATAAAATAGGAGTTTTCAAAGTTGACTCAGAGGGTCTGGATTTTGTTGCCGCTATTCAAGATGTGTCTGATCTAGCCGGTAACAGAATTGACCCTACGAATCCAATGCTGTATATGGAGGACAAGGCGCTAGTGCTAAGGGATGGTAAGGATAGCGAAAAAATATACAAAATGGATCTGGAAAGAGGGAAAAtagttgaagaatgggaGACTGGTGGAAAGAATATGATTCAGGTAGGACCGGCGAAGAAGTTTGATCAAATGACACCGGAACAAACCCTATTAGGTGTTTCGAAGAAAGGCTTGTTTAAACTGGATCCAAGactgaacaagaaagaCAAGGTTGTGCAAGAGCAGTCAAAGGAATACGCATCCAATTATAAGTTTAGCACGTTAGGTACAACTGAGAATGGATATATCGCTGTAGGCTCTGAGAACGGTGACGTTAGACTTTACGATAGATTGGGCATAAGGGCCAAGACAGCAATTCCATCACTTGGTCAACCAATTAGGCACATAACGACTTCGTCGGACGGCCGCTGGCTGCTCTGTACGTGTGATACTTCATTATTGTTAATGAATTTGACAGTTCAAACAGGGAAAAATGCAGGAAGCATTGgcttcttgaagccatTTCCGGCAAGCGAAAACGCCAAAACGTATATTTTGAACATAAGCCCGGAGCATGCCAGCTATATCGTTACGTCTACAAGAAAGCCCATCAAGTTCACAAAGGCTTATTTCAATACTGGTGTAGGGAAGGAAGAGCAAACGATCGTGACATCCACTGGTCAATTTGCAGTTTCATGGTCGTTAAAGAAAATAATAAAAGGTGACAATAAATCGTACGTCATGAAAAGGTATGAAGCCGATGTGATTGAAGACAATTTCGAATTCGGAACTGATCGGAAAGTCATCGTCGCCTTGAAAGATGATGTGTCCGTCTCGAAGAtcaaatctttcaagacGCCAGATAAGCAGGTAATGGCTCCCAATCTGAGCCTATTTTACAGCAgtgacgacgacgacgataACAGGCAAAGATAA
- the MRX7 gene encoding Mrx7p (ancestral locus Anc_2.36), with translation MIDTAPKHEISSNEATSTSVIKGLMRRPPRSLEEWLYYKLLDSEGFHRFVGKIYRKLNNIKEPPLREDPSSDLHWTFKPTSMQKFKAYRILFWDEMRSTLGLPKKSSRYFKD, from the coding sequence ATGATTGACACTGCGCCGAAGcatgaaatttcatcgaacGAGGCCACCAGTACCTCTGTAATAAAAGGTCTCATGAGAAGGCCTCCAAGAAGTCTGGAAGAATGGCTTTATTACAAACTGCTGGACAGTGAGGGTTTCCACCGATTTGTGGGTAAAATTTACCGAAAGCTGAACAATATCAAAGAACCACCTTTGAGGGAAGATCCATCCTCGGATTTGCACTGGACATTCAAACCAACATCTATGCAGAAGTTTAAAGCTTATAGAATACTGTTTTGGGATGAGATGAGAAGTACCTTGGGGCTGccgaagaagagcagcagGTACTTTAAGGACTAA
- the OST4 gene encoding olichyl-diphosphooligosaccharide--protein glycotransferase OST4 (ancestral locus Anc_2.37), translating to MINDDQLNTLAISLGLVMMALIVVYHAISSSAGKSVKA from the coding sequence ATGATAAACgatgatcaattgaatACTTTGGCTATCTCGTTGGGTCTGGTAATGATGGCTTTGATAGTAGTATACCACGCGATAAGTTCGAGTGCAGGAAAAAGCGTGAAGGCATAA
- the BRE4 gene encoding Bre4p (ancestral locus Anc_2.38) codes for MDFKNSRPSSAAISKGSYQQTSYLSLRDLNRSAGVTLKDSANNLVSPQLSRVNLSCLRLESSAKVRKWKELDDFNLEELRDGFFDPVFTKPEKSFQSDADEDNEVPHSISAYARLKDINRYQSVKSLIVELERQKLRIFKYCAAFFASLVICVIHPSGKWVGHQHRYFLPVAVLLHHPVRNIGVQLEISLASTLGGALGMGWSALAWYISVATRPTASHQGGILFASLTLGLLWAIWLRELYQRLMYITMSFGIAIVFLHNVSLVSSKQDLQWRVFWDFGISYLFGILLSLIVCVLVDPHSGNAELVEHYSHSITSTKQFLLALIDRENVLEEHKLAALQKKMINSISVGLSEGYREFANQWTISKFNQNKLKELRNSLTSFVSPLRVLPISHKLLDRTELVKLYEQLSNPKNGISKNAEASATPEVETPMVHSGSVTPSPRSPGALPIGLALNSELYLSVLRSSFSRDTFALILEMISVLERMAEALHKFEKTKLNFKNLNELNSMLEHSSHRLKRKIYKLDVCYKNFTKSDFFCKELLADADCIDIFLFIRYLRNAAKHLTIVIEKCGSLGSEIRWRIVPLHYPLHRALIRLPKQCALDEGAGNVLHYFETKRDVDNIFECLYNSYTSRHKYTKGENEKKTGVSIRAIDHNDFNFHTTKNKWRFRLWKLSTALVGPEMKWSLKVTFVIIFFSLPGWIPESYLWYDRYQCWWAPLTVLLLAHRKLSAKWRTLSLRLGCALMGIFWGWAANQSRHFGNPYVICTFGGLLTIVFAANIFVYGNTKSSFTALLCFVVIVLEPYGKGSPSLNTADIWKNTWVTGLSFVIAVLTSIPITWVVWSFRARSELRLSLSSLLSHLSQSYQSVTDRYLYRDLDDAPTELTLALSHIREIRLTQSTLAVRDLLTKAKNEMSFTSSISNFSPVKYERLLDACDFLLEKIIEARISGTFFEIWNQDPDNETTRALLSLRRDSVSSVIFVFYILSNCFRSKNKVPLYLPNPMLSRKKLYDFLSEFQQRRTQIRQSKHEESNACQHSSLEKKIYARHAVAYHSEAYEKSHWTEIHGMAFARAFTDVTEALQIVVACSKDILGEELP; via the coding sequence ATGGATTTTAAGAATTCAAGGCCCTCGAGTGCGGCTATATCGAAAGGATCATATCAACAAACATCGTATCTAAGTCTTCGTGATTTGAATAGGAGTGCAGGTGTGACGCTTAAAGATAGTGCCAATAATTTGGTGTCGCCACAACTTTCGAGGGTAAATTTGTCATGTTTGAGACTCGAAAGCTCGGCAAAGGTCAGAAAATGGAAAGAGCTCGATGACTTTAATCTAGAAGAGCTGAGGGATGGTTTTTTCGATCCAGTCTTTACCAAACCGGAGAAAAGCTTCCAGTCTGATGCTGATGAGGATAATGAAGTCCCTCATTCTATCAGTGCGTATGCGCGCCTGAAAGACATCAATCGTTATCAGTCAGTCAAGAGCTTAATCGTGGAGCTGGAACGACAAAAGCTTCGCATTTTCAAGTATTGTGCTGCATTTTTCGCCAGCTTGGTAATTTGCGTGATCCATCCTTCAGGCAAATGGGTTGGCCATCAGCATCGTTATTTTCTTCCAGTTGCtgtccttcttcaccatcCGGTCAGGAACATTGGGGTGCAGCTGGAAATATCATTGGCATCAACGCTAGGTGGGGCATTGGGGATGGGCTGGTCTGCTTTGGCATGGTATATATCTGTTGCAACGAGACCCACAGCCAGTCATCAAGGTGGCATACTCTTTGCTAGTTTGACATTGGGATTACTTTGGGCTATCTGGCTGCGAGAGCTCTATCAGAGACTGATGTATATCACCATGTCTTTCGGCATCGCCATCGTATTTTTACACAATGTCAGCCTCGTTTCCTCCAAGCAGGATCTGCAATGGAGAGTTTTCTGGGATTTCGGTATCTCATATCTTTTTGGAATTCTTTTGTCGTTAATCGTATGCGTCCTGGTAGATCCACACAGCGGTAACGCTGAATTGGTCGAACACTATAGCCATTCGATAACTAGCACAAAACAGTTCCTGCTCGCGCTAATCGATAGAGAGAATGTTTTGGAAGAACATAAATTAGCGGCTTTacaaaagaaaatgatCAATTCCATTAGTGTAGGGTTGTCAGAAGGCTACAGAGAATTTGCGAATCAATGGACCATATCAAAATTTAACCAGAATAAGCTGAAGGAATTGAGAAATTCTTTAACTAGTTTTGTTTCTCCTCTTAGAGTCCTTCCAATCAGCCACAAGCTTTTAGATAGGACCGAACTAGTAAAACTGTATGAACAACTGAGCAATCCAAAAAATGGTATTTCAAAGAACGCGGAGGCGAGCGCCACGCCTGAAGTAGAAACACCAATGGTACATTCCGGTTCAGTTACGCCATCTCCTAGAAGCCCAGGAGCACTACCCATTGGGCTAGCGTTGAATAGCGAATTATACCTTAGCGTCCTAAGATCTTCATTCTCTAGGGATACCTTTGCATTGATTCTGGAAATGATTTCTGTTTTGGAACGTATGGCAGAGGCCTTGCATAAATTCGAGAAAACCAAACTcaacttcaaaaatttgaatgAACTAAACAGCATGCTCGAGCACTCGTCACATAGGCTCAAACGTAAGATTTACAAGTTGGATGTTTGTTACAAGAATTTTACAAAGtctgatttcttctgtAAGGAGTTACTGGCTGATGCCGATTGCATTGACATCTTCTTATTTATCAGATACCTAAGGAATGCCGCCAAGCATTTGACTATCGTTATTGAGAAATGCGGAAGTTTGGGATCAGAAATAAGATGGAGGATTGTTCCCTTACATTACCCCCTTCACAGAGCCTTGATCAGATTACCAAAACAATGTGCTCTGGATGAGGGAGCTGGTAATGTTTTGCACTATTTCGAAACGAAGAGAGACGTCGATAATATTTTCGAATGTTTGTACAACTCGTACACTTCAAGACATAAGTACACCAAGGGGGAGAATGAAAAGAAAACTGGAGTCTCGATAAGGGCGATCGATCACAACGATTTTAATTTTCATACGACTAAAAACAAGTGGCGATTCAGACTCTGGAAGCTGAGCACAGCGCTTGTAGGTCCTGAAATGAAATGGTCTTTGAAAGTCACTTTTGTTATTATCTTTTTTAGTCTCCCAGGTTGGATTCCTGAATCGTATTTATGGTACGATAGGTATCAATGTTGGTGGGCTCCGCTGACAGTTCTGTTGTTGGCTCACAGGAAACTTTCCGCAAAATGGAGAACTCTTAGTCTGAGACTTGGTTGCGCTCTCATGGGTATCTTCTGGGGCTGGGCTGCCAATCAGTCGAGACATTTCGGAAACCCATACGTCATCTGCACTTTTGGCGGCCTGCTGACAATAGTGTTCGCCGCAAACATATTTGTTTATGGAAACACGAAGTCAAGCTTTACTGCACTCCTATGCTTTGTTGTCATAGTCTTGGAACCCTATGGAAAAGGCTCGCCATCTTTGAACACTGCGGACATATGGAAGAACACTTGGGTTACTGGCCTGTCGTTCGTCATCGCGGTTTTGACATCTATTCCGATAACTTGGGTAGTTTGGTCTTTCAGAGCTCGCTCGGAGCTGCGACTATCCCTATCTTCTTTACTCAGCCATCTCAGCCAGTCTTACCAGTCTGTTACCGACCGGTATCTCTACCGTGACTTGGACGATGCACCTACTGAACTTACGTTAGCGCTCTCTCATATCAGGGAAATTAGGTTAACCCAGAGTACCCTGGCGGTGAGAGATCTGCTGACGAAGGCGAAGAATGAGATGTCGTTCACGTCATCTATATCAAATTTCTCTCCTGTCAAGTATGAACGCCTGCTGGACGCCTGCGACTTCCTATTAGAGAAAATTATTGAAGCTAGGATTTCTGGAACTTTTTTCGAGATTTGGAATCAGGATCCTGACAATGAGACCACTAGAGCATTGTTGTCGCTTCGCAGAGACAGTGTGTCGTCGGTTATTTTTGTATTTTACATCCTATCGAACTGTTTCCGTTCGAAAAACAAGGTGCCACTCTATTTACCCAATCCTATGCTCTCACGGAAGAAGCTATACGACTTCCTCTCCGAGTTCCAACAAAGAAGGACCCAGATTCGCCAGTCAAAGCATGAGGAATCAAACGCCTGCCAACATTCATCgctggagaaaaaaatATACGCAAGACATGCGGTAGCATATCATTCCGAAGCCTACGAGAAATCTCATTGGACCGAGATCCATGGCATGGCATTCGCAAGAGCCTTCACAGACGTTACAGAAGCGCTGCAAATCGTCGTGGCATGTTCAAAGGATATTCTAGGTGAGGAACTCCCTTGA
- the PTP1 gene encoding tyrosine protein phosphatase PTP1 (ancestral locus Anc_2.39), with translation MKCVVPSYLKQSDMELVQKFRFIQHREDERLREATMDDKHSRWSLGASFLEQNDDRNRYVNIMPYERNRVKLDVVSGNDYINASYVKLDVPGQSVVPGHYIATQGPTKKTWPQFWQMCYQKCPKENIVVVMVTPLKEANRAKCYPYWPMGKKPDDAVKIVPKSQYPGGASDESSFLDELHVEYHDHVRVDDLYTMTTLKLVPQHGTGPTKTVHHFYFDQWRDMSKPEEVVPIMKLCRHSHSCNSDGNPIVVHCSAGVGRSGTFIALDHLIHDTADFTPHSPAGQGYQTLVPVQDYRHDLIEQIVSQLRSQRMKMVQMVDQYTFIYHAARYLYELSQKKRLA, from the coding sequence ATGAAGTGTGTCGTTCCTTCGTATTTGAAACAGTCCGATATGGAACTTGTACAGAAATTCCGGTTCATCCAGCACCGGGAAGATGAGCGACTCCGAGAAGCCACGATGGACGATAAGCACTCCAGATGGTCCTTGGGGGCTAGTTTTTTGGAGCAAAACGATGATAGAAATAGGTACGTTAATATCATGCCCTATGAGCGAAACCGAGTAAAGCTCGACGTTGTCAGTGGAAACGATTACATTAATGCATCGTACGTGAAACTGGACGTTCCAGGCCAAAGCGTGGTACCGGGTCATTACATCGCCACACAGGGCCCGACAAAGAAGACGTGGCCGCAGTTTTGGCAGATGTGCTACCAGAAATGTCCCAAGGAGAACATCGTGGTAGTGATGGTAACCCCATTGAAGGAAGCCAACAGGGCGAAATGCTATCCCTACTGGCCCATGGGGAAAAAGCCAGATGATGCGGTAAAAATAGTACCCAAGTCACAGTATCCAGGAGGCGCCTCCGACGAGAGTTCGTTCCTCGACGAGCTTCACGTCGAGTACCATGATCACGTCCGGGTGGACGACCTCTACACGATGACCACCCTCAAGCTAGTGCCCCAGCACGGCACTGGACCCACCAAAACGGTACACCACTTCTATTTCGACCAGTGGAGGGACATGAGTAAGCCAGAGGAAGTGGTCCCCATCATGAAGCTGTGCCGCCATTCGCACAGCTGCAACTCGGATGGAAATCCGATCGTGGTACATTGCTCCGCCGGCGTTGGCAGAAGCGGCACTTTCATAGCATTGGATCATCTGATCCACGACACAGCAGACTTCACACCTCACTCTCCTGCGGGCCAGGGATACCAGACGCTTGTTCCTGTACAGGACTACCGCCACGACCTTATAGAGCAGATAGTCTCGCAACTGCGGTCccagaggatgaaaatGGTCCAGATGGTCGACCAGTACACCTTCATATACCATGCCGCCAGATATCTCTACGAGCTGTCACAAAAAAAGCGGCTTGCATAG
- the MER1 gene encoding Mer1p (ancestral locus Anc_2.40) → MGAFADEPLHELDLNSLPGPQETECSSAAKATALLARIDTLGCHRSYTVREMRPEGQYVVLEADWYEFRSQLDRLATSLVQVTKTANGTAVLVWSARPQEDETPGSWRWLRIRLNRLVTPCELNLSLPHRLSADSRSVILPQITFTELRREVLLNGRLLTCRRSELPPISAPPGAPLPVAAGPRQAGPQAALPQTQELHLTKAAVTYLIGPVGERIEATRLQSQATIKVLPICKRLSASEQSHPRSLQQTLAITGDRLQIATAMALLEAQLSLHRLAPDHQL, encoded by the coding sequence ATGGGGGCTTTCGCTGACGAACCGCTACATGAACTCGATCTGAACAGCCTGCCAGGCCCCCAAGAGACCGAGTGCtcttcggcggctaaagCGACGGCGCTGCTTGCAAGGATAGACACGCTGGGATGCCACAGAAGCTACACGGTAAGAGAAATGCGGCCTGAGGGGCAGTACGTGGTGTTGGAGGCCGACTGGTACGAATTCCGGTCGCAGTTGGACCGGCTGGCGACGTCGCTGGTGCAGGTCACAAAGACCGCCAATGGAACCGCGGTGCTGGTGTGGTCCGCGAGACCGCAGGAGGATGAGACGCCCGGGAGCTGGCGCTGGCTGAGAATCAGACTGAACCGTCTAGTCACTCCCTGTGAACTGAACCTTTCGCTGCCACACCGGCTGTCCGCCGACTCGAGGTCGGTCATATTGCCGCAAATCACCTTCACGGAGCTGCGTCGGGAAGTGCTGCTCAACGGCAGGCTGCTGACATGCCGTCGGAGCGAGCTGCCGCCGATCTCAGCTCCGCCAGGCGCACCGCTGCCCGTGGCTGCTGGTCCCCGCCAGGCAGGGCCGCAGGCGGCCCTGCCACAGACCCAAGAACTACATCTGACGAAAGCCGCGGTCACCTACTTGATCGGCCCCGTTGGAGAACGCATAGAGGCCACCAGACTCCAGTCACAGGCCACCATCAAAGTGCTCCCCATCTGCAAGCGACTCAGCGCGTCCGAGCAGAGCCACCCGCGCTCCCTGCAGCAGACGCTTGCCATAACGGGCGACCGCCTCCAGATAGCCACCGCCATGGCCCTGCTCGAGGCCCAATTGAGCCTCCATCGTCTGGCTCCAGACCACCAGCTTTAA